The region CCGGGAACGGCGAGGCCGTCGCCGCCGTCTCCGGTCTCGGGCTCGCCGGGGACGCCCGGCCGCCCGCCGCCGTAGTCGTTGGTTATGTTGTTGACCACCTCCTGGCAGTACTGGACCGTGGAGATGCTGGCGTTGCCGCTGTTCTGGATTATGTTGCTGCAGTCGCCGAGGGTGAGGCCGGAGAAGTCCCCGCCCACGTCGCCGGTGTCGCCCCCGACGGTCTGGCCCCCGCCACCGGGCCGTCCGGGCTGCTGGCCGCCGTCACCGGGCTGCTGGCCGCCGTCATCCCCGCCGTCTGCCGGACAGGGCGGGACGACGACCTGCTCGCTCGAGTCTATGACCCCGAGCTGTATCCCCTGGAGGATCGGGAACCGCTCGGAGAGCTGCGCCTCCAGCTGGTTGACGTTCACCACGGTCGTCGTGGCGGTGTAGGTGCCGGGCTCGAGAGCAACGGTCTGCCCGGACTGGGCGGTGGCGACCACCTGACCGCCCCGCTGGTACTCGGTCTGGAAGAGCGCAACGTTCAGCAGTATCTGCAGAAACTCCTCCTCGCCTATGCCGAGGATCTCAAGGTTCCCCGTCGCAAGCCCGAGATCCGACGTGGTGGTCACGTCCCGGGTCCCGTCGGGATTGCACTGCTCGCTGACGGTGGTCTCCGTGAAGACCTGCAGCACCGCCTCGAGAAGCTGCGCCTGCGCCGCCCTCGCCGCCACCCCCAAAGAGAGCACCGCGGCGATGAGCGCCGCAAGGAAGAAGACCACGAGGCGCCGGACGCCGCCTCCCCCAAACGCTAGCGTGCCGTTCACATCCCTCCCATCTTTTCTGTTCTTCTCCGTTCCTCCACCGATGTCACCGCCTGTCTGGATACGCACCGCTCTCTTCTGGCTCTCCCCGCAACCACCTCCTCCGACAACTCATTTAGCATCAACTGATGATTACTGATAGTTTGCCATGATTCGTTGGGATGTGTCAACGTTTGTTAGGAGAAGTTAACGGGGATGCGGGAGGGATCGCGGGACACAGCCGCCGCCCCCGGGTCCACCGCTTCTACAAGCCGCCCCTCCGGCGGCCGCGGAAGATGGGCCGCAGGTCCTCCAGCCGCTCGTAGGTCCACCAGAGGTAGTTCTGCGTGCCGCCCTCGCGCAGGGGGTGGAGGTCTGCGTTCTCCGGGTCTTCCAGAAAGGCGCTGAAGGCCTCGCGCGAGGGCCACTCCACCAGGATCATCACGCGGCGGGGAGCGACGCCCGGGTCGCTCCCCGCGTCGCCGGCAAACCGTCCGAGAGCCACCACCCTGCCGCCGTGCCTGGCCACCGCCTGCGCCGAGCGGCGGGAGTACCGCAGGTAGAGGTCGTTCTCCGCCAGGTCGAAGAGGTTCAGGGCGTAGAGGCTCACGGGGAGGCCCCCTCGGAGAGGAGGGAGCGGGCGATGATCTGGCGGTTTATCTCGGAGGTGCCCTCGCCGATCTCGTTGATCTTCACCTGCCGCCAGTAGCGGGCCACGGCGTTCGTCTCCATAAAGCCCTCGCCGCCCCAGATCTGGACCGCCTGGTCGGCGGCCCGCTTGGCCGTCTCCGAGGCGAAGACCTTGGCCATGCTCGCCTCACGGGAGAAGGGGCGGCCCATGTCCTTGAGCCAGGCGGCCTTGAGCACCATGTTGCGCGCCAGCTCTATCTCCATCGCCATGTCCGCCAGCTTGAACTGTATAGCCTGGAACTCCCCTATGGCGCGCCCGAACTGCCGGCGCTCCTTCGCGCGCCGGAGCGCCTCGTCCAGGCACGCCTGGGCGAGCCCGACCGAGAGGGCCCCCACGGCGACCCGCCCGCCGTCGAGCGTGGCGAGGAACTGGCGGAACCCCCTGCCCCGCTCGCCCAGCGTGTTCTCCGCGGGCACCCGGCAGTCCTCGAAGTACAGCGGGCGCTGGTCCGAGGCCCGCCAGCCGGTCTTCTCGTAGCCGGGGCCCCTCGTGTATCCCGGGGTATCCTGCGGGACGATGATCGCGGTGAGCTCCGGGCGGCCGTCCTCGCGCTCCCCGGTGCGGGCGATGATCGTCACGCCCGCCGTGATGTCCGTGCCGGAGTTCGTGATCCACTTCTTCGAGCCGTTTATCACCCAGCGGCCGTCCTCGAGCCGGGCGGTGGTCCGGGTCCCGGCGGCGTCCGTGCCCGCCTCCTCCTCCGTCAGCCCGAAGGCCCAGAGCCGCCTGCCGCCCCGGATCACCTCGCCCAGATACCGCTCCTTCTGCTCCTCCGTCCCGTAGGCCACGAACGGGGCGCAGCCCAGAGAGACGTGGGCCTCCATCGTGATCCCGACCGAGGTGTCGGCGCGCGAGACCTCCTCCAGCGCCATGCAGTAGCCGACGAAGTCCCCCCCGCTCCCCCCGTACTCCTTGGGGACGGTGAGCCCCATGAGCCCGAGGTCCGCCATCCTGGCGACGATGTCGTACGGGAAGCGCTGCTCCCTGTCCAGCCGCGCCGCCTGGGGCGCCACCTCCTCCCGGGCAAACTCGCGCGCCAGATCCCGCCAGCGCAGCTGCTCGGCCGTAAAGTCCAGGTTCATGCAACCCTCCTTGCCCGCACAACCCCCGTAACAGCAGGCATCATAGCAGGAAGACGCCGGGCCTCACTCCTCCGGCGCCTTCTCCACCGTATGCTCGAGAAAGCGCGAGTTCGGGATCAGGTAGACCCTCCCGCTCGCGGGGTCGCGCAGGGTCGTCATCGCGTAGCCTATCCGCTCCACCCGGCCCGAGACGCCCCCCACGCTTATCTCGTCGCCCTCCGCGATGCCTTCCGTGATGTAGCGCTTGGCGGCGACGTTCTCCGAGATGCGCCTGAGGCCCAGCCCCAGCGCCAGGGAGGCCGTCAGCACCACCCCGCCGAGCGCCACCACCGTAACCACGATCAGGATGGTGGCCTCTATACCCAGCACGCCCGCGGCGAGCACCGCGGCCACGAAGATCACCGCGAAGCGCACGGCGGAGGCTATCCCGCCGGTCCGCCTCACCCCCGCCTCGGAGAGCGCCCGCCGGGTGAGCTGGCCGAGCACGCCGGCGGCCGAGGTGCCGAGCACGAGGATCAGGACGGCCACCAGCACCCTCGGGGCGTACAGGACGACCTGGTTGAGGGTGCCGGCGAGGAAGGTCAGCCCGAGCGGGCCCAGCGCCGCGAGCACCGAGAAGAGCAGGATGGCGTAGAAGACCACCGTCCCGGCGAACTGGGAGGGGCTGCTCCTTATGCCGCCCTGGCGCATCAAGGCGGTGAGCCCGATCCTGTCGCAGGCGCTGTCGAAGCGCAGCCGCCGCAGCAGGAAGGTGGTCGCCGGGCGGGCGAGCCGCCCCAGCACGAACCCCACGACCACGATGAGCAGCGCCCCGAGCGCCCGGGGCACGTACTCGAGAAGGTCGGACAACAGCTGCTCCAACGATCCCTCCTCTCAGGCTAGACCCAGGTAGTAGACGAGGGCCCTCCCGTAGGCCCCGAGTATGTCGCCGGCGAGGTTGGCCGCCGCCCCCAGGTAGGCGGCGATCGCCACCCGCCGCGCCACCTGCCCCTGCAGCCCCTCCGGCGCGGAGATCTCCTGCTCGGCGGCGGCCGCGAGCAGCACGAAGAGCCGCTCGTAGCGCGCCAGCTCCTCCCGCAGCCGCGGCGAGCCCTCGAGGGCGGCCTCCACCCTCCGGGCCTCCTCCCCGGAGAGCTCGCCCGCAGCGTAGGCGGGAAGCAGCTCCTCTATGGCGCGGGGGTCCATCACGTCACCAGGTCCTTCAGCCGCTGGCGGCCCCGGTAGGCCCAGCTCCGCGCCGTAGCCTCCGGCACCCCCAGCACCTCGGCCACCTCGGCGTGGCTCATGCCCTCCAGATCCCTCAGCACCACCGCCGCCCGGTGGTTGGGCTGCAGCAGCCGCAGCGCCCGGTGCACCCGCTCCGCCGCCTCCTTGCGCAACAGGTCGTCCTCCGGCCCGGAGGGATCCGCCGGGGGCTCCCGCAGCTCGGGGGGCAGCGGGCGGGCGCGGGCCTTCCGCTCGTTGAGGCTCACGTTGATCGCCAGCCGCAGCATCCAGGTCTTGAAGGAGCTCCGCCCCTCGAAGCTCCCCAGCTTCGTAAAGCACCGCACGAACGCCTCCTGCACGGCGTCCCGGGCGTCCTCCGGGTCGCCCAGCACCCGGTAACAGACCCGGTACACCGCCGTCTGGTGGCGCCGCACCAGCTCGGAGAAGGCCTTGCGGTCGCCGCTGCGGGCGCGCGCCACCAGAGCGTCGTCGTTCAGTTCCGCTATCTTAGACAGCCTGCGTCCCGGTATCGTTGCTGGACCGCCACCCTCTCAGGCCGCCAAGTATACCGGCAAAACGCCC is a window of Rubrobacter xylanophilus DSM 9941 DNA encoding:
- a CDS encoding DUF1330 domain-containing protein, translating into MSLYALNLFDLAENDLYLRYSRRSAQAVARHGGRVVALGRFAGDAGSDPGVAPRRVMILVEWPSREAFSAFLEDPENADLHPLREGGTQNYLWWTYERLEDLRPIFRGRRRGGL
- a CDS encoding anti-sigma factor family protein is translated as MDPRAIEELLPAYAAGELSGEEARRVEAALEGSPRLREELARYERLFVLLAAAAEQEISAPEGLQGQVARRVAIAAYLGAAANLAGDILGAYGRALVYYLGLA
- a CDS encoding acyl-CoA dehydrogenase family protein; the encoded protein is MNLDFTAEQLRWRDLAREFAREEVAPQAARLDREQRFPYDIVARMADLGLMGLTVPKEYGGSGGDFVGYCMALEEVSRADTSVGITMEAHVSLGCAPFVAYGTEEQKERYLGEVIRGGRRLWAFGLTEEEAGTDAAGTRTTARLEDGRWVINGSKKWITNSGTDITAGVTIIARTGEREDGRPELTAIIVPQDTPGYTRGPGYEKTGWRASDQRPLYFEDCRVPAENTLGERGRGFRQFLATLDGGRVAVGALSVGLAQACLDEALRRAKERRQFGRAIGEFQAIQFKLADMAMEIELARNMVLKAAWLKDMGRPFSREASMAKVFASETAKRAADQAVQIWGGEGFMETNAVARYWRQVKINEIGEGTSEINRQIIARSLLSEGASP
- a CDS encoding mechanosensitive ion channel family protein; this translates as MEQLLSDLLEYVPRALGALLIVVVGFVLGRLARPATTFLLRRLRFDSACDRIGLTALMRQGGIRSSPSQFAGTVVFYAILLFSVLAALGPLGLTFLAGTLNQVVLYAPRVLVAVLILVLGTSAAGVLGQLTRRALSEAGVRRTGGIASAVRFAVIFVAAVLAAGVLGIEATILIVVTVVALGGVVLTASLALGLGLRRISENVAAKRYITEGIAEGDEISVGGVSGRVERIGYAMTTLRDPASGRVYLIPNSRFLEHTVEKAPEE
- a CDS encoding RNA polymerase sigma factor, giving the protein MARARSGDRKAFSELVRRHQTAVYRVCYRVLGDPEDARDAVQEAFVRCFTKLGSFEGRSSFKTWMLRLAINVSLNERKARARPLPPELREPPADPSGPEDDLLRKEAAERVHRALRLLQPNHRAAVVLRDLEGMSHAEVAEVLGVPEATARSWAYRGRQRLKDLVT